A genomic stretch from Bosea sp. F3-2 includes:
- a CDS encoding DUF992 domain-containing protein, with amino-acid sequence MITGHSRSSLALTAFAGLACLTAPALAQPSGPPTGRLSCTLSGPPAAIVTTQKPMECRFRPRRGPLQQYTGVVHGFSLDLASIRSAAMAWRVFGPYARAPLGALAGQYKASGTGAGTGGHMLTGGEKDEVTLQPLPFQGHRGINVATGVTALELTLVPPGRRR; translated from the coding sequence ATGATTACTGGGCATTCCCGATCCAGCCTTGCCCTAACCGCCTTCGCCGGCCTGGCATGTCTGACCGCCCCTGCATTGGCCCAGCCGAGCGGCCCCCCGACCGGGCGGCTATCCTGCACGCTCAGCGGCCCGCCCGCCGCCATCGTGACCACGCAGAAGCCGATGGAGTGCCGTTTCCGCCCCCGCCGTGGGCCGCTGCAGCAATACACCGGTGTCGTCCACGGCTTCAGCCTCGACCTCGCATCGATCCGCAGCGCGGCGATGGCCTGGCGTGTCTTCGGCCCCTATGCGCGCGCGCCGCTGGGAGCCCTCGCGGGCCAGTACAAGGCGTCGGGGACAGGCGCCGGAACAGGCGGCCATATGCTGACCGGTGGGGAGAAAGACGAAGTGACGCTGCAGCCGCTGCCGTTCCAGGGCCATCGCGGCATCAACGTCGCGACCGGCGTGACCGCCCTGGAACTGACGCTCGTCCCTCCCGGGAGGCGGCGCTGA
- a CDS encoding response regulator, translating to MADIRVLIVEDDPFIAMDIESAVAEQLGDEAELIVVDSVAEARRATARKLSCALLDIDVVGGKTFDVASALQKTGTPFAFVSGSGPNEVPAPLRSARFLRKPFSIREVATFVMSAIGARDGAVQG from the coding sequence ATGGCTGATATTCGCGTTCTGATCGTCGAAGATGACCCGTTCATCGCCATGGACATCGAAAGCGCCGTGGCGGAGCAGCTCGGCGACGAGGCCGAACTGATCGTGGTCGATTCTGTTGCGGAAGCGCGCCGCGCCACGGCACGCAAGCTCTCCTGCGCGCTGCTCGACATCGACGTCGTCGGCGGGAAGACCTTCGATGTCGCGAGTGCGCTTCAGAAGACGGGAACACCCTTCGCTTTCGTTTCGGGATCGGGTCCAAACGAGGTTCCCGCACCGCTGCGCAGCGCCCGTTTCCTGCGCAAGCCATTCTCGATCCGCGAAGTGGCCACTTTCGTCATGAGCGCGATCGGTGCCCGCGACGGCGCCGTGCAGGGTTAG
- a CDS encoding CHASE3 domain-containing protein produces MPTQVRPRSRFPLPALPAFGTRLRSATTTIIAIGVVAVAIIVAAWINQQARRTSDLVSHAIEIRERAERFLGRLRDAETGQRGYLLTGQASYLEPFTEGRAAAGPELDILTALVDADPVQKAQMARLRDDMRLKFDELDRTIALERAGRRDQALALLRDSGSGDAMDRLRDTVREIQQTENIRLLTLYRQEERRRLWGSTGIVIALAGLAFAAWQQLRRRQRRSVALAISNAELERIVGERTRQLESEHLRIEALLRDVNHRVGNNLAMVSALLNVQSRQTREPAVKAALAQAQSRIQAIAAGQRRLRLDIETDEIDARPYMEDLLAEIGKAAEGRPITIDLDMDSIRLPGRDAVSFVVIVNELVTNAIKHAFPDGMSGRVTIRLAREDADDAPALTMTIEDDGVGLPAEVENKGLGQTVIASLLRSMRATMTTEPLHPGTERPGTRVTLTFPKRESSQASA; encoded by the coding sequence ATGCCTACCCAAGTGAGACCTCGCAGCCGATTTCCGCTTCCGGCCCTTCCGGCCTTCGGCACACGGCTTCGCTCCGCCACGACGACGATCATCGCGATCGGCGTGGTCGCGGTCGCGATCATCGTGGCTGCCTGGATCAATCAGCAGGCGCGACGCACCTCTGACCTCGTCTCGCACGCCATCGAGATCCGCGAGCGGGCGGAGCGCTTCCTCGGCCGGCTCCGCGATGCCGAGACCGGGCAGCGCGGCTATCTCCTCACGGGCCAGGCGAGCTATCTCGAACCCTTTACGGAAGGGCGGGCAGCGGCCGGGCCCGAGCTCGATATCCTCACCGCCCTCGTCGATGCCGATCCGGTCCAGAAGGCGCAGATGGCCAGGCTGCGCGACGACATGCGCCTCAAATTCGACGAGCTCGACCGCACGATCGCGCTCGAGCGGGCAGGGCGCCGCGATCAGGCTCTGGCCCTCTTGCGTGATTCCGGTAGCGGCGATGCGATGGATCGCCTGCGCGACACGGTGCGGGAGATCCAGCAGACGGAGAACATCCGTCTTCTGACTCTCTATCGCCAGGAGGAGCGTCGCCGGCTCTGGGGCAGCACCGGTATCGTCATCGCGCTGGCGGGGCTCGCCTTCGCCGCCTGGCAGCAATTGCGCCGGCGTCAGCGCCGCAGCGTGGCGCTGGCGATCAGCAACGCCGAACTCGAAAGGATCGTCGGCGAGCGGACCAGGCAGCTCGAGAGCGAACACCTGCGGATCGAGGCGCTGCTGCGCGACGTCAATCATCGCGTTGGCAACAACCTCGCCATGGTCTCGGCGCTGCTCAACGTCCAGAGCCGCCAGACGCGGGAGCCGGCCGTGAAGGCTGCGCTGGCCCAGGCTCAGTCGCGCATCCAGGCGATCGCGGCTGGCCAAAGGCGGCTGCGCCTCGACATCGAGACGGACGAGATCGATGCGCGCCCCTATATGGAGGATCTGCTCGCCGAGATCGGCAAGGCGGCGGAGGGGCGCCCGATCACCATCGATCTGGATATGGATTCGATCCGCCTGCCGGGGCGGGACGCCGTCTCCTTCGTCGTCATCGTCAACGAACTCGTCACCAACGCGATCAAGCATGCTTTCCCGGACGGCATGTCCGGGCGAGTCACCATCCGGCTCGCGCGCGAGGACGCAGACGACGCGCCGGCCCTCACCATGACGATCGAGGATGATGGGGTTGGCCTGCCCGCCGAAGTCGAGAACAAGGGATTAGGGCAGACGGTGATCGCGAGCCTGCTTCGCAGCATGCGGGCCACCATGACGACCGAACCGCTGCATCCGGGCACAGAACGTCCCGGGACACGTGTGACGCTGACGTTCCCGAAGCGGGAGAGTTCACAGGCCTCTGCTTGA
- a CDS encoding DUF883 C-terminal domain-containing protein yields the protein MATTTSAKRQAAAAARRAKAEVEAGAEEVSAEARQAGARAKRQASALEDTLARSAEEIAATVTDRLRAVGVDTDKMVDVAKEQATELQRLIEDEIRERPLRALGLAAAVGLFVGYLSAR from the coding sequence ATGGCAACCACGACATCCGCGAAACGTCAGGCCGCCGCCGCAGCCAGGCGGGCGAAAGCCGAAGTCGAAGCCGGCGCCGAGGAGGTTTCGGCGGAGGCGCGTCAGGCTGGTGCACGCGCCAAGCGTCAGGCGAGCGCTCTGGAGGACACTCTGGCCCGCAGCGCCGAGGAGATCGCCGCGACCGTGACGGATCGCCTGCGCGCCGTCGGCGTCGATACCGACAAGATGGTCGATGTCGCCAAGGAGCAGGCGACGGAGCTGCAAAGGCTGATCGAGGATGAAATCCGCGAGCGGCCGCTGCGTGCCCTCGGGCTGGCGGCCGCGGTGGGGCTGTTCGTCGGCTATCTTTCGGCGCGCTGA
- a CDS encoding AI-2E family transporter: protein MLSSSAWRPFPRYMAEPEPVEETQEVTPYEHDLILRYAIVGIFVILVTASLALTKVIAMPVMAGVIFGLVLGPLVDWLARYGVPQHAAAGLVVLLIIGLMFGAVTILAVPVAGWSDQVPAMMAALQTKLAGVFAFMDEFRRSIASLTGKGAELSVSQGNPLFDLALSSSTAAGGMLIFVATVYFWLATRRHLKARILRLCLGRGARRSAGSFFEEIEARVARYFALVTVINLGMGLLTMTIAWLAGLPFPVFWGALAFLLNYLAFIGPVIVAVLLLAGALLDAPSVLTALWPAAAYYVLHLVEGNAVTPVFVGNRLTISPFLVFIAFIFWLWLWGPIGAVLSTPMVIVAMVAQEEFARYRREKAEAEAAEAREAQPA from the coding sequence ATGCTCAGCTCATCGGCCTGGCGGCCGTTTCCGCGCTACATGGCGGAACCGGAACCGGTGGAGGAGACACAGGAGGTCACGCCCTACGAGCATGATCTCATCCTCCGCTATGCGATCGTCGGCATCTTCGTCATCCTCGTCACGGCATCGCTGGCGCTGACCAAGGTCATCGCCATGCCGGTGATGGCGGGTGTCATCTTCGGCCTGGTCCTCGGCCCTCTGGTCGATTGGCTCGCCCGCTACGGCGTGCCGCAGCATGCGGCCGCGGGGCTTGTCGTCCTGCTCATCATCGGCCTGATGTTCGGTGCGGTCACGATCCTGGCGGTTCCCGTCGCTGGCTGGAGCGATCAGGTCCCCGCCATGATGGCGGCGCTCCAGACCAAGCTCGCCGGCGTCTTCGCCTTCATGGACGAATTCAGGCGCAGCATCGCCTCGCTCACCGGCAAGGGCGCCGAGCTCAGCGTCTCGCAGGGGAATCCGCTCTTCGACCTCGCCCTGTCGTCCTCGACGGCGGCGGGCGGCATGCTGATCTTCGTCGCCACCGTCTATTTCTGGCTGGCGACGCGGCGCCATCTCAAGGCCCGCATACTCCGGCTCTGCCTCGGCCGGGGCGCGCGTCGTTCCGCCGGCTCCTTCTTCGAGGAGATCGAGGCGCGGGTGGCGCGCTACTTCGCCCTGGTGACGGTGATCAATCTCGGCATGGGCCTGCTGACCATGACCATCGCCTGGCTCGCCGGGCTGCCGTTCCCGGTTTTCTGGGGCGCGCTCGCCTTCCTGCTCAATTATCTCGCCTTCATCGGGCCGGTCATCGTCGCCGTCCTGCTGTTGGCGGGCGCGCTGCTCGATGCGCCGTCGGTCCTCACCGCGCTCTGGCCGGCTGCGGCCTATTACGTGTTGCATCTCGTCGAGGGTAACGCGGTCACTCCCGTCTTCGTCGGCAACCGGCTGACGATCTCGCCGTTCCTGGTCTTCATTGCCTTCATCTTCTGGCTCTGGCTCTGGGGGCCGATCGGCGCCGTGCTCTCGACGCCGATGGTCATCGTCGCCATGGTGGCGCAGGAGGAATTCGCCCGCTACCGGCGCGAGAAGGCCGAGGCTGAAGCCGCGGAGGCGCGCGAAGCCCAGCCCGCCTAG
- the polA gene encoding DNA polymerase I: protein MSDTAATAPALKPGDHLFLVDGSNFIFRAYFQSINQDRKYLSRSDGLPSGAVRLFATKLFQFVREGVLGVKPTHLAIVFDKSENSFRKAIYPAYKGNRSDPPADLIPQFPLMREAVRAFGLIPVEQDVYEADDLIATYAKQAREAGAEVLIVSADKDLMQLVRPGVAMYDPASGDQKKGAGFRAERRIGEPEVVEYFGVTPDKVTDVQALAGDATDNVPGAPGIGIKTAAQLIGEYGDLETLLARAGEIKQPKRRETLTNPEVVEKVRISHKLVSLVDDVEVETPLETLTLEQPDPAKLIAFLKAMEFTTITKRVAEAYEADVGAVDADPALAPGGSRAAELKALYAGADVIEDAVSATTPAAPSPTATLPEATGGEAGWMKPADLAATRKNEAIVAKIDRSKYECLRTLADLERWIGWAYEAGHVALDIETNSLDAMQADLVGISLAVAPGRACYIPLQHRAGDGGLFDEGLLPEQIPLAQAVAALKPLLADKGVLKIGQNLKYDLLVLERHGVAVSPIEDTMLISYALDAGSNSHGMDKLSELHLGHETIPYSQVAGTGKSQVTFDKVPLDRATDYAAEDADVTFRLWLALKPRLAAEKKTAVYEVLERPMVAVLAAMEARGIAIDRQILSRLSGDFAQGLARLEDEIYELAGEKFTIGSPKQLGDILFGKMGLEGAKKTATGQWATGAGVLEDLAEQGHALPSKILDWRQLAKLKSTYTDSLPGYVNPQTNRVHTSYALAATTTGRLSSSEPNLQNIPIRTEAGRKIRTAFVPEKGFKLVSADYSQIELRLLAHIAEIPQLRQAFADGIDIHAMTASEMFGVPVQGMPSEVRRRAKAINFGIIYGISAFGLANQLGIGREEASAYIRKYFERFPGIRDYMDQTKTHVRAHGQVTTIFGRVCHFPAVASKNPSERAFVERQAINAPIQGSAADIIRRAMIRMDAALTANRLNARMLLQVHDELVFEVPEEEVAKTLPIIEKVMVDAPHPAVQLRVPLAVEARAADNWDEAH, encoded by the coding sequence ATGAGCGATACAGCTGCGACCGCCCCCGCCCTGAAGCCCGGCGACCACCTCTTCTTGGTCGACGGCTCGAACTTCATCTTCCGAGCCTATTTCCAGTCGATCAATCAGGACCGGAAATACCTGTCGCGCTCGGATGGTTTGCCTTCCGGCGCGGTCCGGCTCTTCGCGACGAAGCTGTTCCAGTTCGTGCGCGAGGGCGTGCTCGGCGTGAAGCCGACCCATCTCGCCATTGTCTTCGACAAGTCGGAGAACTCGTTCCGCAAGGCGATCTACCCGGCCTATAAGGGCAATCGCTCCGACCCGCCGGCCGATCTCATTCCCCAGTTCCCGCTGATGCGCGAGGCCGTGCGCGCCTTCGGCCTCATCCCGGTCGAGCAGGATGTCTACGAGGCCGACGACCTGATCGCGACCTATGCCAAGCAGGCGCGCGAGGCAGGCGCCGAGGTGCTGATCGTTTCGGCGGATAAAGACCTGATGCAGCTCGTGCGGCCGGGCGTCGCGATGTACGACCCAGCCTCTGGCGACCAGAAGAAGGGCGCCGGCTTCCGCGCCGAGCGCCGCATCGGCGAGCCGGAGGTGGTCGAGTATTTCGGTGTCACCCCGGACAAGGTCACGGATGTGCAGGCGCTTGCCGGCGATGCCACCGACAACGTGCCGGGCGCACCCGGCATCGGTATCAAGACGGCGGCCCAGCTCATCGGCGAATATGGCGATCTTGAAACCCTGCTGGCCCGCGCCGGCGAGATCAAGCAGCCGAAGCGCCGGGAGACGCTGACCAACCCCGAGGTGGTCGAGAAGGTCCGCATCTCGCACAAGCTCGTCAGCCTCGTCGACGACGTTGAGGTCGAGACGCCGCTTGAGACCTTGACGCTGGAGCAGCCGGACCCGGCGAAGCTCATCGCCTTCCTCAAGGCGATGGAGTTCACCACCATCACCAAGCGCGTCGCCGAGGCCTATGAGGCCGATGTCGGCGCCGTCGATGCTGATCCGGCGCTGGCTCCCGGCGGTTCCCGCGCGGCCGAGCTCAAGGCACTCTATGCCGGCGCCGATGTCATCGAAGATGCAGTCTCAGCCACGACGCCGGCCGCGCCTTCTCCGACCGCCACCCTGCCCGAGGCGACAGGCGGCGAGGCCGGCTGGATGAAGCCGGCCGATCTCGCCGCCACCCGCAAGAACGAGGCGATCGTGGCCAAGATCGATCGCTCCAAATACGAATGCCTGCGCACGCTCGCCGATCTCGAACGCTGGATCGGCTGGGCTTATGAGGCCGGCCATGTCGCGCTCGACATCGAGACGAACTCGCTCGATGCGATGCAGGCCGATCTCGTCGGCATCTCGCTCGCCGTCGCGCCCGGCCGCGCCTGCTATATCCCGTTGCAGCATCGCGCCGGCGATGGCGGCCTTTTCGACGAAGGGCTGCTCCCGGAGCAGATCCCATTGGCGCAGGCCGTCGCGGCGCTGAAGCCCCTGCTGGCCGACAAGGGCGTGCTCAAGATCGGCCAGAACCTGAAATACGACCTGCTGGTGCTGGAGCGCCATGGCGTCGCCGTGTCCCCGATCGAGGACACGATGCTGATCTCCTATGCGCTCGATGCCGGCAGCAACAGCCACGGCATGGACAAGCTCTCGGAACTCCATCTCGGCCATGAGACGATTCCGTATTCTCAGGTCGCCGGCACCGGCAAATCGCAGGTCACCTTCGACAAGGTCCCGCTCGACAGGGCGACCGATTACGCCGCCGAGGATGCCGACGTCACGTTTCGTCTCTGGCTTGCGCTGAAGCCGCGGCTCGCAGCTGAAAAGAAGACCGCCGTCTACGAGGTACTGGAACGGCCGATGGTCGCCGTGCTCGCCGCCATGGAGGCGCGCGGCATCGCCATCGACCGGCAGATCCTGTCCCGCCTCTCCGGCGATTTCGCGCAGGGGCTGGCGCGGCTGGAGGACGAGATCTACGAGCTCGCCGGCGAAAAGTTCACCATCGGCAGCCCGAAGCAGCTTGGCGACATCCTGTTCGGCAAGATGGGGCTGGAGGGCGCCAAGAAGACCGCGACCGGGCAATGGGCGACGGGTGCCGGCGTGCTCGAGGACCTGGCCGAGCAGGGCCACGCGCTGCCCTCCAAGATCTTGGACTGGCGCCAGCTCGCCAAGCTCAAATCGACCTATACGGACTCGCTGCCGGGCTATGTGAACCCGCAGACCAACCGGGTCCACACCTCCTATGCGCTGGCCGCGACCACGACGGGCCGGCTCTCCTCCTCCGAGCCCAATCTGCAGAACATCCCGATCCGCACCGAGGCCGGGCGCAAGATCAGGACGGCCTTCGTGCCGGAGAAAGGCTTCAAGCTGGTCTCGGCCGACTACAGCCAGATCGAACTGCGCCTGCTCGCCCATATCGCCGAGATCCCGCAACTGCGGCAGGCTTTTGCCGATGGCATCGACATCCACGCGATGACGGCCTCCGAGATGTTCGGCGTGCCGGTTCAGGGCATGCCGAGCGAGGTCCGCCGCCGCGCCAAGGCGATCAATTTCGGCATCATCTACGGCATCTCGGCCTTCGGCCTCGCCAACCAGCTCGGCATCGGCCGCGAGGAGGCGAGCGCCTATATCCGCAAGTATTTCGAGCGCTTCCCTGGCATCCGTGACTACATGGATCAGACCAAGACGCATGTCCGCGCCCATGGTCAGGTCACGACGATCTTCGGCCGCGTCTGCCACTTCCCGGCGGTCGCCTCGAAGAACCCGTCCGAGCGCGCCTTCGTCGAGCGGCAGGCGATCAACGCGCCGATCCAGGGCTCGGCCGCCGACATCATCCGCCGGGCGATGATCCGCATGGATGCGGCGCTCACCGCCAACCGGCTCAATGCGCGCATGCTGCTGCAGGTGCATGACGAGCTCGTCTTCGAGGTGCCGGAGGAGGAGGTCGCCAAGACGCTGCCCATCATCGAGAAGGTGATGGTCGATGCCCCGCATCCGGCGGTGCAGCTCCGCGTGCCGCTGGCGGTCGAGGCCCGCGCCGCCGACAACTGGGACGAGGCGCACTGA
- a CDS encoding glutathione S-transferase family protein: protein MPAQLTLISFALCPYVQRAAIVLREKEIAYERIDIDLANKPDWFLKLSPLGKVPVLKVDGEVLFESAVIAEYLDEAYQPRLHPADALAKARHRAWIEFASSILADIWIVETTPDETVFADRLALLGAKFARVEAELGDGPFFAGAAFCLVDAAFAPVFRYFDVFDAIADLGVFDATPKVRAWRKALAARPSVRDAVVPDYPERLRSFLRKQGGVMARRMVLAA from the coding sequence ATGCCCGCACAGCTCACCCTGATCTCCTTCGCCCTCTGCCCCTATGTCCAGCGCGCGGCGATCGTCCTGCGCGAAAAGGAGATTGCCTATGAACGGATCGATATCGACCTCGCCAACAAGCCCGACTGGTTTCTGAAACTCTCGCCGCTCGGCAAGGTGCCGGTGCTGAAGGTGGATGGGGAAGTCCTCTTCGAGAGCGCGGTGATCGCGGAATATCTCGACGAGGCGTATCAGCCGCGGCTGCACCCGGCGGATGCGCTGGCGAAGGCGCGGCATCGCGCCTGGATCGAATTCGCCTCGTCCATCCTCGCCGACATCTGGATCGTCGAGACGACCCCGGACGAAACGGTTTTTGCCGACAGGCTCGCCTTGCTCGGCGCCAAATTCGCCCGCGTCGAGGCCGAGCTGGGGGACGGTCCCTTCTTCGCCGGCGCGGCGTTCTGCCTGGTCGATGCAGCCTTCGCGCCGGTCTTCCGCTACTTCGACGTCTTCGACGCGATCGCCGATCTCGGCGTGTTCGACGCCACGCCGAAAGTCCGCGCCTGGCGCAAAGCCCTGGCCGCCCGCCCCTCCGTCCGCGACGCCGTGGTGCCGGATTATCCGGAGCGACTGCGCAGCTTCCTTCGCAAGCAGGGCGGCGTGATGGCCCGCCGGATGGTGCTGGCCGCTTAG
- a CDS encoding MarR family winged helix-turn-helix transcriptional regulator has translation MPKQETPSDAIISAWIGLHRAQRVALAVVERRLKQAGLPPLAWYDVLWELERAGKAGLRPFALENALLLEQHNLSRLLDRLEARGLVERRRCESDGRGQLVVATPAGQALRREIWPVYRVAIQEAVGAQLSDADAGRLAELLAPLGRQGSATTS, from the coding sequence ATGCCGAAGCAGGAAACCCCGAGCGACGCGATCATCAGCGCCTGGATTGGCCTGCACCGGGCTCAGCGCGTGGCATTGGCCGTGGTCGAGCGCCGCCTGAAGCAGGCCGGCCTGCCGCCGCTCGCTTGGTACGATGTGCTGTGGGAGCTGGAACGCGCCGGCAAGGCGGGGCTACGGCCCTTTGCGCTGGAGAACGCGTTGCTGCTTGAACAGCACAATCTCTCCAGGCTGCTCGACCGGCTGGAGGCGCGCGGGCTGGTCGAAAGGCGGCGCTGCGAGAGCGATGGCCGCGGCCAGCTCGTTGTCGCGACACCGGCGGGCCAGGCACTGCGCCGAGAGATCTGGCCCGTCTATCGCGTTGCGATCCAGGAAGCGGTCGGCGCGCAGCTTAGCGATGCCGACGCCGGGAGGCTGGCCGAGCTTCTGGCGCCGCTCGGCCGGCAGGGTTCCGCCACTACTTCGTAA
- a CDS encoding aldo/keto reductase: MQFRNLGRSGLRVSLVGLGCNNFGGRIDLDATRKVVDAAIEHGITLFDTADIYGERGGSETALGEVLGARRKQIVLASKFGMEMDAEGVKKGGSRRYIMSAVEDSLRRLKTDWLDLYQLHRPDPLTPIEETLRALDDLVRQGKVRYVGCSNVVAWQVADAQWTARDLGIPGFASAQDEYSLLKRGAEKDLIPAIAHYGMGLLPYFPLANGALTGKYKRGAAMPEGARLTKLPERAGQIFSEDNWRRIEGLTAFAEARGHSLVELAFSWLAAQPVVSSVIAGATRPEQVAANVKAADWALSAEDLAEIDAITK; encoded by the coding sequence ATGCAATTCCGCAATCTCGGCCGCTCGGGCCTGCGCGTCTCGCTCGTCGGGCTCGGCTGCAACAATTTCGGCGGCCGCATCGATCTCGATGCGACCCGGAAGGTTGTCGATGCCGCGATCGAGCACGGCATCACGCTGTTCGACACCGCCGACATCTATGGCGAGCGCGGTGGCTCCGAGACCGCGCTTGGCGAGGTGCTGGGCGCGCGGCGCAAGCAGATCGTGCTGGCGAGCAAATTCGGCATGGAGATGGATGCCGAGGGTGTGAAGAAGGGCGGCTCGCGCCGCTACATCATGAGTGCGGTCGAGGATTCGCTGCGGCGCCTGAAGACCGACTGGCTCGATCTCTATCAGCTTCACCGGCCCGACCCGCTGACCCCGATCGAGGAGACGCTGCGCGCCCTCGACGACCTCGTCCGCCAGGGCAAGGTGCGCTATGTCGGCTGCTCCAACGTCGTCGCCTGGCAGGTCGCCGATGCGCAATGGACGGCGCGCGACCTCGGCATTCCCGGTTTCGCCTCGGCGCAGGACGAGTACAGCCTGCTGAAGCGCGGCGCCGAGAAGGACCTGATCCCGGCCATCGCCCATTACGGCATGGGGCTCCTGCCCTATTTCCCGCTCGCCAACGGCGCGCTTACCGGCAAATACAAGCGCGGCGCGGCGATGCCGGAAGGCGCGCGCCTGACCAAGCTGCCGGAACGCGCCGGCCAGATCTTCAGTGAGGACAACTGGCGCAGGATCGAGGGGCTGACCGCTTTTGCCGAGGCGCGCGGCCATAGCCTCGTCGAGCTCGCCTTCTCCTGGCTCGCCGCCCAGCCGGTCGTCTCCAGCGTCATCGCCGGCGCGACCAGGCCGGAACAGGTCGCGGCCAACGTCAAGGCGGCCGACTGGGCGCTGAGCGCCGAGGATCTCGCCGAGATCGACGCAATTACGAAGTAG
- a CDS encoding universal stress protein produces the protein MAPSIKSIFTAYTEEGQGELESALGYALSLAQQAGAHLTIQAAAMRYAIPASLIGDFGVAFVHAENRRIGVLAERFAELARTSADLAGVTSTIETPQLVYADLSDRLVSLARVHDLSVLDLEKDAAERDRGLIEAALFDSGRPVIIVPPGSETFAARRILIAWDGSAGAARTVAEVRPFLKGAEVEILSVTGEKDLSRFVAGAELAPHLARHGASVTVRNVALSGKNDVAETIRQAATDFRADLIVCGAYKHSRLREWLLGGVTQSLLKSTPLPLLMSR, from the coding sequence ATGGCTCCGTCGATCAAGAGCATCTTCACCGCCTATACCGAGGAAGGCCAGGGCGAGCTCGAATCCGCGCTCGGCTATGCCCTGTCGCTCGCGCAGCAAGCGGGTGCGCATCTGACAATCCAGGCCGCGGCGATGCGCTACGCAATCCCGGCTTCGCTGATCGGAGACTTCGGCGTCGCCTTCGTCCACGCCGAGAACCGACGCATCGGCGTTCTGGCCGAGCGTTTCGCCGAACTCGCGCGGACCAGCGCCGACCTGGCCGGCGTGACCAGCACGATCGAGACGCCGCAGTTGGTCTATGCCGATCTCAGCGACCGGCTCGTCAGCCTCGCCCGCGTCCACGACCTCAGCGTGCTCGATCTGGAGAAGGATGCCGCCGAGCGCGACCGCGGCCTGATCGAAGCCGCGCTGTTCGATAGCGGCCGGCCGGTGATCATCGTGCCGCCGGGTTCCGAGACCTTCGCTGCCCGGCGCATCCTGATCGCCTGGGACGGCAGCGCGGGCGCGGCCCGCACGGTGGCGGAAGTCCGGCCGTTCCTGAAAGGCGCCGAGGTCGAGATTCTCTCCGTTACCGGCGAGAAGGATCTGTCGCGCTTTGTCGCCGGGGCGGAACTGGCGCCGCATCTGGCGCGACACGGCGCTTCCGTAACCGTTCGAAACGTCGCGCTGAGCGGAAAGAACGACGTAGCCGAGACGATCCGGCAGGCCGCAACGGATTTCCGCGCCGATCTGATCGTCTGCGGCGCCTACAAGCACTCGCGGCTGCGCGAATGGCTGCTCGGCGGCGTCACGCAGTCGCTGCTGAAATCCACCCCGCTGCCGCTCTTGATGAGCCGCTGA